A region of Planktomarina temperata RCA23 DNA encodes the following proteins:
- a CDS encoding NAD(P)/FAD-dependent oxidoreductase, protein MDHAQAQSQNVFDLLVVGAGPAGLMAAEQAARAGMRVAIAEAMPSPARKFLMAGKSGLNLTKAEEPNTFLEHFDTIAPLKPILAQFGPAEVIGFAQGLGQEVFTGSTGRVFPTRMKASPLLRAWLARLDALGVVLLRRHRWIGPLTTDAPHLLATPKGQVAVTAGALILALGGASWARLGSDGAWQTPVAAAGVPIVPIQASNVGLQRAWSDHMRPFFGQPVKNIELTVADQRSRGEFVITQSGVEGGAIYALGRMLRQTPLARIDLAPQLSIHALRDMISNRKPKDSLSNFLRKSVKLDATKRALLFELTRPMPRDTDGLIAAIKAAPLQVSGPRPIDEAISTAGGLSWDALTPELMLRDFPGVFCAGEMLNWDAPTGGYLITACLATGRWAGRAAADYLSAKALT, encoded by the coding sequence ATGGATCACGCCCAAGCCCAGTCTCAAAATGTGTTTGACCTATTGGTTGTGGGCGCGGGCCCAGCCGGGCTGATGGCGGCAGAGCAAGCCGCGCGGGCTGGGATGCGTGTGGCAATAGCTGAGGCGATGCCCTCCCCTGCACGAAAATTTCTCATGGCTGGAAAATCTGGTCTCAACCTAACCAAGGCAGAAGAGCCCAACACGTTCTTGGAGCATTTTGACACCATCGCCCCCTTGAAGCCCATTCTAGCGCAATTTGGGCCGGCTGAGGTCATCGGCTTTGCGCAAGGCCTTGGGCAGGAGGTCTTCACAGGCAGCACAGGCCGGGTTTTTCCGACGCGCATGAAAGCGTCTCCCCTTCTGCGGGCGTGGCTGGCGCGGCTCGATGCGCTGGGTGTTGTATTGCTGCGCCGCCACCGATGGATCGGTCCATTGACCACAGATGCGCCGCATCTGCTGGCCACGCCAAAGGGCCAGGTCGCCGTGACGGCCGGGGCGTTGATCCTCGCGCTCGGTGGCGCGAGTTGGGCGCGTTTAGGGTCTGATGGCGCTTGGCAAACGCCAGTCGCGGCGGCGGGCGTGCCGATTGTCCCTATTCAAGCGTCAAATGTGGGACTGCAGCGCGCTTGGTCGGATCATATGCGCCCGTTTTTTGGCCAACCCGTAAAGAATATCGAACTTACCGTCGCAGATCAGCGAAGCCGTGGTGAATTTGTGATCACACAATCCGGTGTGGAAGGCGGGGCAATCTATGCGCTGGGGCGGATGCTGCGGCAGACCCCTTTGGCCCGGATTGATTTGGCGCCACAGCTTTCAATCCACGCCTTGAGGGACATGATTTCAAATCGCAAGCCCAAGGACAGTCTGAGCAATTTCTTGCGAAAATCCGTCAAACTGGATGCCACAAAACGAGCCCTGCTGTTTGAGCTGACCCGCCCTATGCCCCGCGATACCGATGGGCTTATTGCTGCAATCAAAGCTGCGCCGCTGCAGGTCTCGGGACCGCGCCCTATAGATGAGGCCATCTCAACAGCTGGTGGACTGTCATGGGACGCATTGACACCTGAGTTGATGCTTCGGGATTTCCCGGGCGTATTTTGCGCCGGTGAGATGCTGAATTGGGACGCACCGACGGGCGGTTATTTGATCACCGCCTGCCTCGCGACCGGCCGTTGGGCTGGCCGCGCGGCCGCTGATTATCTTTCCGCTAAAGCCCTTACATAG